One genomic region from Yersinia canariae encodes:
- a CDS encoding radical SAM protein codes for MELHGHLLYVDITQICGIGCAFCMYADKHATGKSMVLSIQARDNLSALINDPAVKRISVSGEGEPLNNINTFYELLALSRGGNSFEFITSGFFRHEKLEKIFDEINRLVSANGDTCNIRLSSDSHHIEKVKWRAHGFSLDYVQRKKPSSISFSFRSIDTDRAFTREYLVNELASWGINASIKPVSVLEDKLLIGSDTFNIDYKNLVHPARDTPEGYLDLQGYIAAIESKVDKPFTFGSLNHAPLPNGMDVTIKPNGDVFLYGIETERVANIHSDVIDWHHLASHVWENPLSRALYTQPLTELLARLENTPQLRAIIATANNPYWLVKEMAKHSGLLEQWKAA; via the coding sequence ATGGAATTACATGGTCATTTGCTTTATGTGGATATCACCCAGATCTGTGGCATCGGCTGTGCGTTCTGCATGTATGCGGATAAGCACGCAACTGGTAAGAGTATGGTGCTGTCAATACAGGCACGTGACAACCTGTCGGCGCTCATTAATGATCCGGCCGTAAAACGTATTTCCGTGAGTGGCGAGGGCGAACCGCTCAATAACATTAATACCTTTTACGAATTACTGGCGTTGTCCCGCGGGGGCAACAGCTTTGAGTTTATTACCAGCGGTTTTTTTCGCCATGAGAAGCTGGAGAAGATCTTTGATGAGATCAATCGCCTTGTCTCCGCCAATGGTGATACCTGTAATATTCGCCTCAGTTCCGACAGTCATCACATTGAAAAAGTAAAATGGCGAGCACATGGATTTAGCCTGGATTATGTTCAGCGCAAAAAACCGTCATCGATCAGCTTTTCATTTCGCTCAATCGATACCGATCGTGCCTTCACGCGCGAATATCTGGTGAATGAACTGGCCTCATGGGGAATTAACGCCAGCATAAAACCTGTCAGTGTACTGGAAGACAAATTATTGATAGGTTCGGACACGTTTAACATCGACTACAAAAACCTAGTACATCCGGCAAGAGATACGCCGGAAGGTTATCTGGATTTGCAGGGATATATTGCCGCGATCGAGTCCAAAGTCGATAAACCTTTTACCTTTGGCAGCCTGAACCATGCGCCCCTGCCCAATGGCATGGACGTGACAATTAAACCCAATGGCGATGTGTTTCTGTACGGTATTGAGACCGAGCGTGTTGCGAATATCCATTCTGATGTGATCGACTGGCATCATCTGGCGAGCCATGTGTGGGAAAATCCCTTGTCGCGCGCGTTATATACCCAGCCGTTAACCGAACTGCTGGCGCGGCTGGAAAACACTCCGCAGCTTCGTGCGATCATCGCGACAGCCAATAATCCTTACTGGCTGGTTAAAGAGATGGCGAAGCATTCCGGGTTGCTTGAACAATGGAAGGCCGCATGA
- a CDS encoding histidinol-phosphatase codes for MIDSHCHSFYSKHAVGTIDELVCASIAAGVTVLTITDHAPFPVDAQNRLLEAELERYFADIDKAQQTYKGDITLLRGLELDYMPGTERYNRQLLAHYPMDFVIGSIHYVTVADKAMVKVWELPRLAAASFLDKYFAQLEALLESQLFDAVGHADTLLRAIPEDVFLRRFEPLITPLVRSGIAYELNASGLRKSSLDPTTGKEVTGRWSYPSRALLEKLLENNVPLTIGSDAHDPRDAGAGIAELLAALRPLGLQSLCYYQQRQRIDVLLNDLQFHAALASR; via the coding sequence ATGATTGATTCGCACTGCCACTCGTTCTACTCGAAACATGCTGTAGGCACCATCGACGAACTTGTTTGTGCGTCGATTGCTGCGGGTGTGACAGTACTCACCATCACCGATCATGCTCCGTTCCCGGTGGATGCGCAGAACCGTTTACTGGAAGCGGAACTGGAGCGCTATTTCGCCGATATTGATAAGGCGCAGCAGACTTATAAAGGCGATATCACGCTGCTACGCGGTCTGGAACTCGATTATATGCCGGGAACTGAGCGTTATAACCGGCAATTACTTGCACACTATCCGATGGATTTTGTCATCGGTTCAATTCACTACGTCACTGTTGCCGATAAGGCGATGGTGAAGGTCTGGGAACTGCCCCGGTTAGCTGCAGCCTCCTTTCTGGACAAATACTTTGCTCAGCTTGAAGCATTGCTGGAAAGCCAGTTGTTTGATGCGGTTGGGCACGCTGATACGCTGCTGCGCGCAATCCCAGAGGATGTGTTTTTGCGTCGCTTTGAACCGCTGATTACGCCGCTCGTACGCAGCGGTATCGCATATGAGCTGAATGCTTCGGGTCTGCGTAAATCCAGCCTTGATCCGACGACGGGTAAAGAGGTGACTGGAAGATGGTCCTATCCCTCCCGCGCTTTGCTGGAAAAATTACTGGAGAACAATGTTCCATTAACCATCGGATCCGATGCCCATGATCCGCGCGATGCCGGAGCGGGGATCGCTGAACTGTTGGCGGCACTCAGGCCATTAGGGCTTCAATCCCTCTGCTATTATCAGCAGCGTCAACGCATTGATGTTTTGCTTAATGACCTTCAATTTCACGCTGCGCTAGCATCTCGCTAA
- a CDS encoding PIN domain-containing protein, with amino-acid sequence MKLGSFAVSVPQYKIETQVIYQTIRTPTVFECMLMRLCKSYRKTPEIAQLTLAQIFEQQLGVTSASALVGPCVEDLIYLGVLACPASENYMSLRLADISLTPEGLNFLARERLPGRQQQTKVQHLFLPLSNTVQPLRASNLPGTPTSTVFISKDVLEPQDCSAWIRQELEKERHPWKTANTEIHSVQSSVAGVVWEQHQITIECDGSGVLSVKAPGSANFEQWLQMAAADIVWQHILQPILTSEPAANWPRLSDESIRHATEIAPLSRAADSTTDPSATLLHVITNDAEKDNYFGENLILLHGKKSSILGITILLRNAEPEIRQLDSKKGSLWLEMRVPEGLPAGLATLRIQKKDGAPQAHFSGWGNVFWRGQAQRAALSLTADSTISAEIWQRLQAELQSGLNATHSATAHALTSLWLTPQETITHWQSRNEVHPVAEWLADASEFAAALERFTPHSRAQWQPYWLNTLKALMMAGVTRLQTPIQPDEAIHYLTVLNQLVPDHSSDFSALLLDHCSPLTDVASLEQLRKAVGPTSVLPNSLLSSTLLQIWLAEVLTDAPLTLHEPHAFAQSLTTLRNAQQDVLRNVGMKSLTDAATGNLSLKSVKTSALTSVTQWQNAVAALGTLRAAVTSASFSLIDEFDTQVQAWRELATQKLAHPEAPGKRFVIFDTSALIEYPNLPSRLQQNDTPVIARRVHQELDHLKTSDNPNKARRAREAIRTLEQIHKIVRYESEVMELLPADLEPTSDNRILSVALYLRLSDVILVTADKNFRNIACAENITAILPSEYKEMSHGKTRPRNTGEIVK; translated from the coding sequence ATGAAGTTAGGATCTTTTGCTGTCAGTGTACCGCAGTACAAAATTGAAACGCAGGTGATCTACCAGACCATACGAACCCCCACGGTCTTTGAGTGTATGCTGATGAGACTGTGTAAAAGCTACCGGAAAACGCCGGAAATTGCGCAATTGACGCTGGCGCAGATTTTCGAGCAGCAACTGGGCGTCACATCGGCCAGTGCGCTGGTCGGTCCTTGCGTCGAGGATCTGATTTACCTTGGGGTGCTAGCCTGTCCGGCATCAGAGAACTATATGTCGCTTCGTCTGGCCGACATATCGTTAACCCCTGAGGGGCTCAACTTTCTTGCTCGCGAACGGTTACCTGGGCGTCAGCAACAAACCAAGGTCCAGCACCTGTTTTTGCCTTTATCAAATACCGTTCAGCCATTGCGCGCCAGCAATCTGCCTGGCACGCCCACCAGCACAGTATTTATCAGCAAGGACGTGCTTGAACCGCAGGACTGTTCCGCGTGGATACGACAAGAGTTAGAAAAAGAGCGCCATCCGTGGAAAACAGCGAATACAGAGATTCACTCCGTTCAGTCCAGCGTAGCTGGCGTAGTGTGGGAGCAGCACCAAATCACCATTGAGTGTGATGGGTCCGGCGTCCTTTCCGTTAAAGCGCCCGGCTCTGCCAACTTTGAACAATGGCTGCAAATGGCCGCTGCAGATATCGTGTGGCAGCACATTTTGCAGCCGATCCTGACGAGCGAACCTGCGGCAAACTGGCCCAGACTCAGCGATGAGAGTATTCGCCATGCAACAGAGATAGCGCCGTTAAGTCGCGCAGCAGACAGCACAACGGATCCTTCCGCCACCCTGCTGCACGTCATCACAAATGATGCAGAAAAAGATAACTACTTCGGTGAAAATCTGATCCTGCTGCACGGTAAGAAGAGTTCCATACTGGGCATAACAATTCTGCTCAGGAACGCCGAACCTGAAATCCGCCAGCTTGACAGCAAAAAGGGAAGTCTGTGGCTCGAAATGAGAGTGCCTGAAGGTTTACCTGCAGGACTGGCTACTCTGCGTATCCAGAAAAAGGATGGCGCACCGCAGGCGCATTTTTCCGGATGGGGCAACGTCTTTTGGCGAGGGCAAGCGCAGCGTGCCGCGCTCAGCCTCACTGCGGACAGCACCATCAGTGCCGAAATCTGGCAACGACTACAAGCGGAATTACAATCCGGTCTGAATGCCACGCACAGTGCCACAGCGCACGCCCTCACTTCGCTTTGGCTTACTCCGCAGGAGACGATTACGCACTGGCAATCCAGAAATGAGGTGCATCCTGTTGCGGAATGGCTTGCCGACGCGAGCGAATTCGCGGCGGCGCTGGAGAGGTTTACCCCCCACTCGCGAGCACAGTGGCAACCATACTGGCTTAACACGCTTAAAGCTCTGATGATGGCCGGAGTGACACGTTTGCAAACCCCGATCCAACCTGATGAAGCGATCCATTACCTCACCGTTCTGAATCAGTTGGTGCCTGACCATAGCAGTGATTTTTCCGCGCTCTTGCTGGATCACTGCAGTCCGCTTACTGATGTGGCCTCGCTCGAACAACTGCGTAAGGCCGTTGGCCCGACATCGGTTCTGCCGAATTCCCTTTTAAGCAGCACGCTGCTGCAAATATGGCTGGCAGAGGTATTAACGGATGCGCCGCTCACTTTGCATGAGCCTCATGCCTTTGCCCAGTCGCTAACAACACTCAGAAATGCGCAGCAAGACGTGTTACGCAACGTGGGAATGAAATCCCTGACGGATGCCGCTACGGGCAATTTAAGCCTTAAAAGCGTGAAAACATCAGCACTGACAAGCGTGACACAGTGGCAGAATGCCGTTGCAGCACTCGGTACATTACGTGCGGCCGTAACGTCCGCCTCCTTTTCGCTTATCGATGAATTCGATACGCAAGTTCAGGCCTGGCGAGAACTGGCAACGCAAAAGCTCGCCCATCCCGAAGCGCCCGGCAAACGGTTTGTCATCTTTGATACCAGCGCATTAATAGAGTACCCCAATCTGCCCTCGCGTTTGCAGCAGAATGACACGCCAGTCATTGCCAGACGCGTTCATCAGGAGCTGGATCATCTCAAAACATCAGACAACCCCAACAAAGCCCGACGAGCACGGGAGGCGATTCGGACGCTGGAACAGATACACAAAATCGTTCGTTACGAATCCGAAGTTATGGAGCTTCTACCTGCTGACCTCGAACCGACATCAGATAATCGCATCCTGTCGGTGGCGCTATACCTGCGACTCAGCGATGTCATCCTGGTGACCGCTGATAAAAATTTCCGCAACATAGCATGCGCTGAAAACATTACGGCGATTCTGCCCAGCGAATATAAAGAGATGTCGCACGGCAAGACCAGACCGCGCAATACGGGAGAAATAGTGAAATGA
- a CDS encoding DEAD/DEAH box helicase, protein MSNLYIWVDDKNRNNLIRTIDNLARRHPDFKALLRDGDKIENTLNLLFPHGMPMEYLISNLSIDERPEENLDLAFRPVLGPGQPWPFPPGCSLVAKGFWKTGAPFFKIQDIFEVADAPAQVYEKSLPVVVYQDNPALQPRIKRTDNALSRELAHELPPISANTRSKLVDWREFLEWKRKLVSEKTRGLHFTKRGWQEDKLVFQVVGESEQCIRDVLRALSRQDVVAFDPAVSEDEWLFRISDKDSAKRTPKGIELGQPEVRPTFVPNRSIPQGCPWPVPCLVDVFVSLSEDDQNQLSTAEDHESARDSLLARIPEKGFLSVSAAGDLALIRRHEQALKRLQDQGGYAPYLSSYLFDARQAKSPTSFEPIIDWFREDLNIFQQEAVNKILTAPDLCLIQGPPGTGKTTVIAEAIMQLARKGERVLLASQAHTAVDNALERLGKHPDLRVIRLARDLSKISGEGKAFIQETSLSRYYTSLAEDVEKRFLTPWRETKDQLNQLQSWLNQAEFLRRDAEHAGQALTAHEHALKKAEQNRTLAWRKLQEQGQKHADAKQRQTRLLALKAFLEQNEETIPERCPLPEPAASALASALFDLASAQVKLPVSLADWTAVPSQQPQMLSGLLRFWHRLWAHRTDLENDVARLRATGPSALQSPDRAIHLAELEAEERVLADKLDDDESLFPVWKAKRQEIKQLRDSSAGGLNPELYGKMFLDPESWCQSIENAELTGKKLAARVAALVASSTVIERELARLLAQTDELIALSHVPDIDESEWRQCEQETAHQQQREPQIRQALEDCISQQAEWLARRVSLATLPDSPSAEISVRFAQEMASCEETIGTLTSRLAEQQAVQEVWEPLLQDWRNDLSRQVSYQNDWHHFKETFVAECNLVAITCNEREQTLEESGQVSFDVAIIDEVSKATPLEMLLPLMRARRSILVGDHRQLPPLFQEGTDAQTFSDAVDEADEDGQNTRTSLTRHNLQRFEKMVTASLFKSHFETADDAIKARLEIQFRMHPQIMAMVNHFYERRLSCGLEFPNYDRNHGLVLVDTDGNTIVEPARNSAGERVVKDIQRSPSTIPREEKAVTEGDHVLWVDTSRDLQGQLHKEDVDASGKPARSNWLEAQLIAHTLLQIDKQCASLGYSAQKRYQVGVVSFYARQCRLIREAIREVKPNGRFDCLDVEINTVIRYQGKEKPTILVSLVRNDGVDTQSHGGKVRRRSSRANVARYEFINVAFSRAQELLIVFGARNMYESYDVTLPHMDSEGVTTRTVYKDILDQLDRNAQLIPASRLMRNTPQSKRNSPSSSGMRHRGNK, encoded by the coding sequence ATGTCCAATCTTTACATTTGGGTTGACGATAAAAACCGCAATAACCTCATACGAACAATCGACAACCTGGCGCGGCGACATCCAGATTTTAAAGCGCTGCTACGTGACGGAGATAAAATTGAAAATACCCTCAATCTTTTGTTTCCTCACGGCATGCCGATGGAGTACCTCATCTCCAACCTCAGCATTGATGAGCGGCCGGAAGAGAATTTAGATTTAGCCTTTCGTCCTGTGCTCGGTCCAGGGCAACCCTGGCCGTTCCCGCCAGGTTGCTCACTGGTTGCAAAAGGTTTCTGGAAAACCGGTGCGCCTTTTTTCAAGATTCAGGATATTTTCGAGGTTGCAGATGCGCCTGCACAGGTCTATGAAAAAAGTCTTCCCGTGGTGGTTTATCAGGATAACCCCGCCCTACAGCCTCGAATCAAAAGAACCGATAATGCGCTGAGCCGGGAGTTAGCCCACGAGCTACCGCCAATCTCCGCCAACACACGAAGTAAACTGGTTGACTGGCGCGAGTTTCTGGAATGGAAACGCAAGCTGGTTTCCGAAAAAACTCGTGGATTGCATTTTACAAAACGTGGATGGCAGGAAGACAAATTGGTTTTCCAGGTCGTAGGTGAAAGCGAACAATGTATCCGTGACGTGTTGCGTGCCTTGTCGCGCCAGGATGTGGTGGCGTTTGATCCTGCAGTTTCTGAAGATGAGTGGCTGTTTCGAATCAGTGATAAAGACAGCGCCAAACGTACACCAAAAGGGATTGAACTCGGGCAACCGGAGGTCAGGCCAACGTTTGTGCCAAACAGGAGCATCCCCCAGGGTTGTCCGTGGCCCGTACCGTGCCTTGTCGATGTGTTTGTCAGCCTGTCAGAGGATGACCAGAATCAACTTTCGACGGCAGAGGATCATGAAAGCGCCCGCGACAGTTTACTGGCCAGGATCCCTGAAAAAGGCTTTCTTTCGGTTTCGGCGGCGGGCGATTTAGCCTTGATCCGCCGTCACGAGCAGGCACTTAAACGCCTGCAAGATCAGGGTGGTTACGCCCCTTATCTCTCATCCTATCTCTTTGATGCGCGCCAAGCCAAAAGCCCCACCTCGTTCGAACCTATCATCGATTGGTTTCGCGAGGATCTGAATATTTTCCAGCAAGAGGCTGTCAACAAAATCCTCACGGCGCCGGATCTCTGCCTGATTCAGGGACCGCCTGGCACGGGGAAAACAACGGTGATTGCAGAAGCCATAATGCAACTGGCGCGTAAAGGGGAGCGGGTTCTGCTGGCTAGCCAGGCGCATACGGCGGTCGATAACGCGCTGGAACGTCTGGGCAAACACCCGGATTTGCGGGTTATTCGTCTCGCACGTGATTTGAGCAAAATTTCCGGCGAGGGCAAAGCGTTCATACAGGAAACCTCCTTATCCCGCTACTACACCTCGCTGGCTGAGGATGTAGAGAAACGCTTTCTGACGCCCTGGCGTGAGACAAAAGATCAGCTCAACCAATTGCAATCGTGGCTCAATCAGGCGGAGTTTTTACGCCGTGACGCAGAACACGCCGGGCAGGCGCTTACCGCGCATGAACATGCGCTAAAGAAGGCAGAACAAAACAGAACTCTGGCGTGGCGGAAATTGCAGGAGCAGGGGCAAAAACACGCAGATGCGAAACAGCGGCAAACCCGGTTACTGGCGCTGAAGGCATTCCTCGAACAGAATGAGGAAACGATCCCTGAGCGTTGCCCGCTGCCGGAACCCGCCGCCTCCGCGCTAGCATCTGCGTTGTTCGATCTTGCCAGCGCGCAGGTGAAACTTCCCGTCTCCCTTGCCGACTGGACCGCCGTACCGTCGCAACAACCCCAGATGCTGTCCGGGCTGTTGCGATTCTGGCACAGGTTGTGGGCGCACCGCACCGATCTGGAAAATGATGTGGCCCGCTTGCGGGCCACAGGGCCGTCTGCACTACAAAGCCCGGATCGGGCCATTCACCTCGCTGAATTGGAGGCCGAAGAGCGAGTACTTGCCGATAAACTTGACGACGATGAAAGTCTGTTTCCGGTATGGAAAGCCAAACGACAGGAGATTAAACAGCTTCGCGACAGTTCTGCTGGTGGCTTAAATCCGGAGCTGTACGGCAAAATGTTCCTTGACCCGGAATCTTGGTGTCAGTCGATTGAAAACGCGGAACTGACGGGTAAGAAACTGGCGGCGCGCGTTGCCGCCTTGGTGGCGAGCAGCACCGTGATTGAACGGGAATTAGCACGACTTCTGGCTCAGACTGACGAACTTATTGCGCTTTCTCACGTGCCGGATATCGATGAATCTGAGTGGCGTCAATGCGAGCAAGAAACCGCCCATCAGCAACAGCGGGAGCCACAGATTCGCCAGGCTCTGGAAGACTGCATTAGCCAGCAGGCGGAGTGGTTGGCCCGGCGTGTCTCGCTGGCAACGTTGCCTGATTCACCCTCTGCGGAGATAAGCGTGCGCTTTGCGCAAGAGATGGCGTCCTGCGAAGAAACGATCGGTACGCTGACGTCGCGCCTTGCGGAACAGCAGGCGGTTCAGGAGGTCTGGGAGCCGTTGTTACAGGACTGGAGAAACGATCTAAGCCGTCAGGTTTCGTACCAAAACGACTGGCATCACTTTAAAGAAACGTTTGTGGCTGAATGCAACCTGGTTGCGATTACCTGTAACGAGCGTGAACAAACATTAGAAGAATCGGGCCAGGTCAGTTTTGATGTCGCCATTATCGATGAAGTCAGCAAAGCAACGCCGCTGGAGATGTTACTGCCGTTGATGCGTGCGCGCCGTTCAATCTTGGTGGGCGATCACCGGCAATTACCGCCGCTGTTTCAGGAAGGCACCGATGCGCAAACCTTTAGCGATGCCGTCGATGAAGCGGACGAAGACGGGCAGAATACCCGAACATCGCTGACCCGGCATAACCTTCAGCGGTTTGAAAAAATGGTGACGGCATCATTATTCAAATCCCACTTCGAAACGGCTGATGATGCGATCAAAGCGCGTCTGGAAATACAGTTTCGAATGCACCCACAAATCATGGCGATGGTAAACCATTTCTATGAACGCCGCCTGAGCTGTGGGCTGGAGTTCCCCAATTACGACAGAAACCACGGTCTGGTGCTGGTCGATACCGACGGCAACACCATCGTGGAGCCTGCACGAAATAGTGCCGGAGAGCGGGTCGTCAAAGATATCCAGCGCTCGCCTTCAACCATCCCACGGGAAGAAAAAGCGGTAACTGAGGGCGACCATGTGCTGTGGGTGGATACATCCCGTGACCTGCAAGGCCAACTTCATAAAGAAGATGTGGACGCCAGCGGTAAACCCGCGCGCAGCAACTGGCTGGAAGCACAGCTTATTGCTCACACGCTGTTACAGATTGATAAACAGTGCGCCAGCCTTGGCTATTCAGCGCAAAAACGCTACCAAGTGGGTGTCGTCTCTTTCTATGCCCGTCAATGTCGGTTGATTCGCGAGGCCATCCGCGAGGTTAAACCTAACGGACGTTTTGACTGCCTGGATGTCGAGATCAATACCGTTATCCGCTATCAGGGCAAGGAGAAACCAACCATTCTCGTCAGCCTCGTGCGTAATGATGGCGTGGATACCCAAAGCCATGGCGGGAAGGTAAGACGCCGCTCCAGCCGCGCCAACGTCGCGCGTTACGAATTTATCAACGTCGCCTTCTCACGCGCGCAAGAGCTGCTGATTGTGTTTGGCGCACGAAATATGTACGAGTCCTATGACGTCACGCTTCCACATATGGACAGCGAGGGTGTAACAACCCGCACGGTCTATAAAGACATTTTGGATCAACTGGACAGAAATGCTCAGTTGATTCCGGCGAGTCGCCTGATGCGAAATACACCGCAGAGTAAGCGTAACTCTCCATCGTCATCCGGCATGCGTCACAGAGGGAATAAGTGA